A stretch of Carya illinoinensis cultivar Pawnee chromosome 14, C.illinoinensisPawnee_v1, whole genome shotgun sequence DNA encodes these proteins:
- the LOC122293820 gene encoding uncharacterized protein LOC122293820 — protein MDRSWMNEPDRLLSPVYAEGVKNFLTQARNHASGRDRIRCPCRTCLNNLWLPIYEVETHLFIKGINPNYTQWVFHGEDETTLYVSDDDTSDEVIPEDDYIDDMQHMLDDIRAGTFINVSQHNSSSPNRPPIPGDEPATTFDKLLDDARRPLFEGCTKFTKLSFIVKLLHIKSIGGWSIKSFNMLLDLLRFAFPDALLPQSYEESKSLERGLGFNYHKIHACPNDCILFWKENASLNECPVCKASRWMPNTHGSRVIPQKVLRHFPLKPRLQRLFMSAKIAGDMRWHKDQRPIDDISLRHPADSECWQKFDEHHSWFAANPRNVRLGLACDGFTPFNNLAKPHSIWPVILIPYNLPPWSCMKDQFFMTSLIIPGPKSPGNEIDVYLQPLIDELLELWENGVPTYDAATKETFMLHAALLWTINDFPAYGNLSGWSTKGKLACSSYHMWRRRKWLFNGKEDHRMPPRVIGGYDILGQLQMIGDVQFGKSRRKRKRKTKDNINSRRDLEILAYRKELHLRREGDSITMPHALYTLYGDEKNKFCEWLSDIKFPDGFSSNISNCVSLRDGKISGMKSHDCHVFLHRLLPIAAGGFLRSDIALALTELSTFFKELCARTLDVNRLSQLQTDIVTILCKLEMIFPPSFFDVMVHLAVHLPREAILGDVEMRFNRADRNIDADEEATIDGFKIFNQKVRPLGIASNVQLEDKLFKAAIWEHYEKCKVQHPNSIDRTHQTNFPTWFKHRIQEHRIKNPHDVSEDLYALACGPDRWVASYAASIINGKRFHTKQRELRRRTQNSGVLVTGDEDTNNADFYGVINNIIELRYMEWRRVYLFQCDWFDVGDKKRGVRVDDHMISVNMNRTWYKDEPFVLASQADQCFYIRDLRAKGNWGVVQNYTNRNVYNIPSVSTTIEDINDGDSSINEADQENESSNYYEPVQSDNENPVSTPLDRLDIPPSHIDAREVMASDGQCNSSSGFINDDMLTSGSGDADSEGEYSDEDDLSTDEESMSEK, from the exons atggACAGAAGTTGGATGAACGAGCCCGATAGACTCTTATCACCTGTATATGCCGAGGGTGTTAAAAATTTCCTCACACAAGCACGAAATCATGCAAGTGGACGGGATCGAATTCGGTGTCCATGCCGTACATGCCTTAACAATCTGTGGCTGCCTATATATGAGGTGGAAACCCATTTGTTTATCaaagggatcaatccaaattacacGCAGTgggtatttcatggggaggatgAGACAACCTTGTACGTCAGTGATGATGATACTAGTGATGAGGTTATACCAGAAGATGATTACATAGATGACATGCAGCATATGTTGGATGACATCCGAGCAGGGACCTTTATTAATGTGTCCCAACACAACTCTTCTTCGCCAAATAGGCCACCAATACCTGGAGATGAGCCAGCAACTACTTTTGACAAGCTACTGGATGATGCCCGACGACCTCTTTTCGAGGGGtgtacaaaatttacaaaattgtcATTCATTGTCAAGTTATTACACATCAAATCAATCGGTGGATGGTCAATTAAGTCATTTAACATGCTACTTGATCTGCTGCGGTTTGCCTTCCCTGATGCACTCttgccacaatcatatgaggagtcaAAGTCTTTGGAGCGCGGGTTGGGTTTCAATTATCACAAAATCCATGCATGTCCCAACGAttgcatcttattctggaaggaaaatgcatcTCTTAATGAATGCCCTGTATGTAAGGCTTCGAGGTGGATGCCAAATACACACGGCTCACGAGTtatacctcaaaaagtgttgcGCCATTTTCCGTTGAAACCGAGATTGCAGCGTCTCTTTATGTCTGCGAAGATAGCAggtgatatgagatggcataaagatcAACGGCCGATAGATGATATCAGCCTGAGACATCCGGCTGACTCTGAGTGTTGGCaaaaatttgatgaacatcatagTTGGTTCGCTGCGAATCCACGCAATGTGAGGCTTGGTTTGGCCTGTGACGGCTTCACTCCCTTCAACAACTTGGCTAAACCtcatagcatttggccagtgatCCTTATCCCATATAACTTGCCGCcgtggtcatgcatgaaagatcaaTTCTTTATGACATCTTTGATTATTCCTGGTCCAAAGTCGCCAGGGAATGAGATCGATGTGTACTTGCAGCCGTTGATCGATGAACTGCTTGAACTTTGGGAAAATGGGGTCCCTACATATGATGCAGCAACTAAAGAGACGTTTATGTTGCATGCTGCATTGTTGTGGACAATAAATGACTTCCCTGCCTACGGGAATCTCTCTGGCTGGTCAACAAAGGGAAAATTAGCTTGTTCATCTT ATCACATGTGGAGAAGGAGGAAATGGTTGTTTAATGGCAAGGAAGATCATCGCATGCCACCAAGGGTTATTGGAGGATACGATATTCTAGGTCAATTGCAGATGATTGGCGATGTTCAATTTGGCAAATCTCGTAGGAAGAGAAAAC gaaaaactaaggataatatcaaCTCAAGGCGTGACCTTGAGATTTTGGCctatagaaaagaattacatttgaggcGTGAAGGTGATTCCATCACAATGCCACATGCACTGTACACATTATACGGagatgaaaagaataaattttgtgagtgGCTCTCCGATATCAAATTCCCAGATGGGTTCTCTTCTAATATCTCGAACTGTGTTTCTCTACGTGATGGCAAAATCAGCGGGATGAAAAGCCACGACTGTCACGTTTTCCTTCATAGACTACTCCCAATTGCTGCTGGGGGGTTTTTACGAAGTGACATTGCCttggctttgactgaacttagcactttcttcaaagagttgtgcgCTCGAACACTGGATGTCAATCGCCTATCACAGCTCCAAACTGATATCGTAACCATTCTATGCAAactggagatgatattccctccatcattttttgatgtcatggtccacctaGCTGTTCATTTGCCCCGTGAGGCCATACTtgggg atgttgagatgagGTTCAATCGAGCGGACCGAAACATTGATGCTGACGAAGAGGCAACTATagatggattcaaaattttcaaccagaagGTCCGTCCCTTGGGTATAGCTTCTAATGTGCAATTAGAAGACAAACTCTTTAAGGCAGCCATCTG GGAACACTACGAGAAATGTAAGGTGCAACACCCAAATTCAATCGATCGCACGCATCAAACTAACTTTCCAACTTGGTTCAAGCATCGT ATCCAGGAACATCGTATCAAGAATCCACATGATGTGTCCGAGGATCTTTATGCGTTAGCTTGCGGGCCTGATCGTTGGGTTGCATCATATGCTGCAAGCATAATAAATGGGAAAAGGTTTCATACGAAGCAGCGTGAACTTCGCCGTCGTACGCAAAATTCTGGGGTGTTGGTGACTGGGGACGAGGATACAAATAATGCCGACTTTTATGgtgttattaataatatcatagaGTTACGCTATATGGAGTGGCGTCGGGTGTACCTATTTCagtgtgattggtttgacgttggtgatAAAAAACGAGGGGTGCGGGTGGATGACCATATGATTAGTGTCAACATGAAcaggacttggtataaggatgaaccgTTCGTGTTGGCGAGTCAGGCAGATCAATGTTTCTACATAAGAGATTTAAGGGCGAAAGGGAATTGGGGTGTTGTGCAGAACTAtacaaataggaatgtatacaacATTCCATCAGTGTCGACTActatagaagatattaatgATGGCGATTCAAGTATTAATGAGGCCGATCAGGAAAATGAGTCATCAAATTATTATGAACCAGTGCAGAGTGATAATGAAAAtccagtgtcaactccacttGATAGGCTTGATATACCACCTAGCCATATTGATGCACGAGAAGTCATGGCTAGTGATGGTCAATGCAACTCTTCATCCGGGTTTATTAATGATGACATGCTTACTTCTGGTTCTGGAGATGCGGATAGTGAgggggaatattcagatgaggaTGACCTATCAACAGACGAAGAGTCTATGTCagagaaataa
- the LOC122293821 gene encoding uncharacterized protein LOC122293821 produces the protein MQRQADDEHVFQFLLGLNDSFAPVCNQILATDPLPSIGKVFSILFQEEQQRLLNLQPPSSETMVMATRTTSHPCPPLKCTACGKDDHTRDRCWTLIGYPPGREPRTNKLRPSLLGPPPSAANSVSLPPSLSANLVSLPSELYQKLLNLLAPSPAMIDPSPAPFAGNIFTPSNFTFNRHLHWIIDSGASHHICHHCNALADLQPFLTPHHIWLLSRQDIPAEGLGSYRLSPSLTLHNVSQSMKPIGVGDLCNGLYVYRPETPIIFAAQTTANKTLWHQRLGHPSSFTIPSIFNSQCDVSECDVCASF, from the exons ATGCAACGACAAGCTGATGATGAACACGTTTTCCAATTCCTCCTTGGGCTCAACGATTCCTTTGCTCCTGTTTGTAATCAAATTCTGGCCACGGACCCACTTCCCTCTATCGGCAAAGTCTTCTCCATCCTGTTTCAAGAAGAGCAACAGAGGCTTCTCAACCTCCAACCACCGTCATCCGAGACCATGGTCATGGCCACCCGCACCACAAGTCACCCATGTCCTCCTCTGAAGTGCACCGCATGCGGCAAAGATGACCACACCCGTGACCGTTGCTGGACCCTCATCGGGTACCCTCCAGGCCGAGAACCTCGCACCAACAAATTAAGGCCGTCCCTTTTAGGGCCACCTCCGTCGGCTGCAAATTCAGTATCTCTTCCTCCTTCGTTGTCGGCCAACCTTGTTTCCCTTCCTTCGGAGCTATATCAGAAGCTACTCAATCTCCTAGCACCATCGCCTGCCATGATCGACCCATCCCCTGCACCTTTTGCTGGTAACATTTTCACCCCATCTAATTTTACCTTCAATCGGCATCTTCATTGGATCATAGACAGTGGTGCGAGCCACCACATCTGTCACCATTGTAATGCCCTTGCCGATTTGCAGCCCTTTCTCACTCCTCACCATATTTGGCTTCTATCAAGGCAAGATATCCCAGCTGAAGGCTTGGGTTCTTAccgtctctctccctctctcaccttacataat GTCTCTCAATCGATGAAGCCGATTGGAGTAGGTGATCTATGCAATGGGCTTTACGTGTATCGCCCCGAAACTCCCATCATTTTTGCTGCTCAAACCACTGCTAATAAGACCTTATGGCATCAACGTCTAGGTCATCCCTCCAGTTTTACCATTCCTAGTATTTTTAATTCTCAATGTGATGTTTCTGAATGTGATGTTTGTGCCTCGTTCTAA
- the LOC122293822 gene encoding uncharacterized mitochondrial protein AtMg00810-like: MTAELRALEDNSTWTLEPLPLGKKPIGCKWVFKTKLKADGSVECYKAWLVARIHSGFHSSQADHSLFTLTTSTSIVLVLVYVDDILVAGNDLSQIEIFKKILSAHFKTKDLGSLKYFLGLEVARSPIGIFLNQRKYALDILSDSGQLGARTAPFPMEQHLKLTIQDGNPLLDPGLYRHLASRVPHMIAALRVLHYIKGCPGQGIFFPSSNNTHVSAYTDSDWANCPATRHSTTGYFIQLGTSLISWLTKKQSTVSRSSAEAEYRAMVVTTCELTWLKQLLTDLGVPHPEPFTLHCDN; the protein is encoded by the exons ATGACTGCTGAACTTCGTGCTTTAGAGGATAATTCCACCTGGACTCTTGAGCCCCTCCCTCTTGGTAAGAAACCCATTGGgtgcaaatgggttttcaaaaccaaactcaaaGCCGACGGATCTGTTGAGTGCTATAAAGCTTGGCTCGTTGCAAGGATACACTCAG GTTTTCACTCGTCTCAGGCAGATCATTCTTTATTTACCCTCACCACTTCCACCAGCATTGTTCTTGTTCTCGTTTATGTCGATGACATCCTAGTTGCTGGTAACGACCTCTCTCAGATTGAGATTTTTAAGAAAATCCTCTCCGCTCACTTCAAGACAAAGGATCTCGGTTCTCTGAAATACTTTCTTGGACTCGAAGTTGCACGCTCTCCCATAGGCATCTTTCTTAATCAGCGCAAATATGCCCTCGACATTCTCTCTGACAGTGGACAACTTGGTGCACGGACTGCTCCTTTTCCCATGGAGCAACATTTGAAGCTTACTATTCAAGATGGCAACCCCCTCCTTGATCCTGGCCTTTATCGTCATCTT GCTTCTCGGGTTCCCCACATGATTGCCGCTCTCAGAGTTCTCCACTACATCAAAGGCTGTCCGGGTCAAGGCATCTTCTTTCCTTCATCCAACAATACTCATGTTTCAGCTTATACAGATTCTGATTGGGCCAACTGCCCCGCCACCCGCCACTCCACCACCGGCTACTTTATTCAGTTAGGCACCAGTTTGATCTCATGGCTCACCAAGAAACAAAGTACAGTTTCTCGTTCTTCTGCTGAAGCTGAGTATCGTGCTATGGTTGTCACCACCTGTGAACTCACCTGGTTAAAACAGCTTCTCACTGATCTTGGTGTTCCCCATCCCGAGCCTTTTACTCTCCATTGTGACAATTAA